Genomic window (Gadus macrocephalus chromosome 13, ASM3116895v1):
gcatgtgtgcacatgtgtgtgtttgttttgcccAGTCTCTCGTCGAATGTGTGCACGTCAATTCACGCGCGGTTAACTGAGAGGTTAACGACAATGTGACATTTTAAATTGCACATACACCAAAactccaagacacacacacaaatgcacactcacacaccaaaacacacatacacacacacacacacacacacacacacacacacacacacacacacacacacacacattcccaaaaaaacacagacacacagataaacgcacatacaaacatacacacaaaaacagacacagacacacacacaaacacataccaaaacacacccaaacagaaatagacacaaacgcacacacacacactcatacacacacacatgcataaatgcgcgcacaccaaaacacagacacaaacgcacacaggcatgcacacacatacatacattaacgcacacaaactcacatgcACATTTAGACACTCACCAAACGCTCACTCATGCAGCCActctcgcaaacacacacacacacacacacacacacacacacacacacacacacacacacacacacacagacacacacacacccagataaAGTCGTGGTGTAAAAGTAGTTCCTGTCTCTCTGAGGAATTGGACTCCAACAGATGGACTCCCTGTCCCGTGCACTGGGGACCCAAGACAAGGTCACGCTGATTGTGCAGCAGAGTGGAGGGAGGGCAGTTCATCTGCTCTGCGCTGCTCCCCCTGGTTCTGTCAGGTGAGGGGACCCTCTGGACCCCATGTCGTgttcaggtgaggggggggctgaTGTAAGGTCCATGTGAGCCAGGAGATACCAGGGTGCTTCACCGTCCAAACGCTTGCCAAACAAAGCACCCTACGGTGCTTAAAGATCGGCACACATGAAGGGACGTCAGCAGCGGTCCAAATGtgcttttggtttttctgatgcACATATCTGGTGTTGTTGCCTCCTATTTTTTATCTCTGGTTGCGGTTGAATTATACTTTGAAGTTACGGCGTTGTTGAGATGATCTCAGatattaaactattattattattaagaggATGAATATCAAAGAGGCAGCGGGCAGGAGACAGGAGGCAAGGGGTAGGAGACAGGAGGCAGAGGGTAGGAGACAGGAGGCAGGAAGCAGGAGACAGGAGGCAGGGGGTAGGAGACAGGAGGCAGGAGGCAGGAAGCAGGAGGAAGGAGGCAGGAAGCAGGGGGCCGGAAGCTCCAGGCTCCATGCTCCAGGAGACCCAGGCTCCAGGCTCCAGGAGACCCAGGCTCCAGGCTCCAGGAGACCCAGGCTCCAGGCTCCAGGAGACCCAGGCTCCAGGAGACCCAGGCTCAAGGAGACCCAGGCTCCAGGCTCCAGGAAGCCCAGGCTCCAGGCTCCAGGAAGCCCAGGCTCCAGGCTCCAGGAGGCCCGGGCTCCAGGAGACCCAGGCTCCAGGAGACCCAGGCTCCAGGCTCCAGGAGGCCCGGGCTCCAGGAGACCCAGGCTCCAGGCTCCAGGAGGCCCGGGCTCCAGGAGACCCAGGCTCCAGGCTCCAGGAGGCCCGGGCGCCAGGCTCCTGGAGGCCTGGGCTCTAGTATTCCCAGGCTAGCGGTCCTCCGGGGAGGCCGGGACACGCAGGCTATTCCCTCTCCGGGCTGCAGGTGTGGAATAGGGGGCGCGGGGATCCGAGGGGAGGAGCGGCGAGGAGGCGCGGCGGCGGGGGACCGAGGCGGGACACGGGGGGGTCCTCTGGGGGGAGGGTCCGCGTCACGTGCTCCTGCTCCACAGGAACTCATCACAGCTGAGTTCAGATGAAGTCTAGCGGGAGgagcctccccccccgcccccccctccccagggtcAGGGGGAGGTCAGGAAGGACCCTCTGGTTCAGGAGAGCCGGCTCACTGAGGGGGTCCGGCTCACTGAGGGGGTCCGGCTCACTGAGGGGGACCGACTCACTGAGGGGGTCCGACTCATTGAGGAGGTCCGGCAGATCTGAAAGGGTCCTGGACTCGAACTTTGAGCTCTCGACTTGTCCTGTTCGACCCATATTATTCTTAAATATTTATAATCTATTATTGAAAAAATTATGACGATAATTATTAGGAATATGAAAAACGAGGGGTTATGTTCTATGCATCAAGACTGCTTGATGCATGAAGCATGAGATCAATATCTGGTTTCTTCTTAATTTCTCAAGCAAAACAATACCCTCTTGAggttatatatacatatacatgtatatataataaatagtaaTATATGTATAcgtaaatatataaaaacactAAAAATGGTACTTTGTGAATCAATGTTGAATTGGTTTTAAATCAATGTCTTGAATTCATGTTATTGGATGAAGGGGAAATACAAGGgtccgagggagggggggggggggggttagaggggCTCACCCTGGTCTCagtggggaggtgtgtgtgtgtgtgtgtgtgtaggggggcgATCTCACCCTGGGCTGCTCGCTACTCTATCGACCTGCAGAGTGGCTTATGTCCTGTCTCGTGAAAATGACTCTTCGGCCAAATCCGTGAAATAGGTCCTGCCAGGCCAGATCGGGATTAAACCCGCGGTCTATTGTGCGAGGTAATTCtaccccccttccctcctccactTCGTAATTGACCCCTCCCACCATGAACGCGAAGAACTGCGGAAAATCTTTTTTGTGCAATTTTTTTTGCCCGAGTGcagttgaaataaaaattgaaatAAGAATAATTAGCTAGTCAAGAGTGTTAATATTTAAGTTTTGATTACTAATACACTACAACTACTCATTTGAAAACTTTCCCAGCCATAAAAAGAAATAGCCACAATTCGCATTCAATATGAATTTATAAtatctttccttccttccctacCTTATATAATTAATCTTTATGATAGGCCTACTTGATAAATATTCTCGCTGATCACAGGCTGACCTCGGCCGCGGGGATGATGAGTGAAAGAGCGACGGCGCGAGCACCTGCTGCACGCGACTTGAAGCTGTCACTTAAAGTTAGACTCACgcgacagaacacacacacacacacacacacacacacacacacacacacacacacacacacacacacacacacacacacacacacacacacacacacacacacacacacacacacacacacacacacacacacacacacacacacacacacacacatgggggtggggggagatgcTGCCACGGGTAGGCCACGCGCAGGCGACACTTGTGGATGTAAGTAGGGGCGGGGTATAAGCAGGGGGCGGAGTGTAAGTAGTGGGCGGGAGTCAGCTTCACGTTAAAGCCGGGGGCCAATGCCGCGCCGCAGCACGCGTCGCCAGCCGCCCGCTCGACCAGAGGAGATCAGCTCAGTGGATCAGAGTTGAATTCAGTGTTGATGGTCACAAGAGGCTCCATTACGCCATCTCCTGATTTAAAGCATCTTTCCGGAACCGCAGCTCCTCAAGTGCTCCTGGATCGttgaggtaggcctatgtatgaACTGCGGATTGATGGAATGTATCGTTAGGACTCGGTAGGACTCGGTAGGACTAAATTGGACTCGGTTTGACTCGGTAGGACTAAGTTGGACTCGGTAGGACTCGGAAGGACCCGATAGGAATCAGTTGGACTCAGTTGGACTCGGTAGGACCCGGTAAGACCCGCTAGGACTCGGTAGAGCTTTTTATAGCGAGAAATAAAATTTCTCTGGGGGTAAAAAAAATCCCCCAAAGAAAAAACTTTTTTCGCATCAATAACATCATGACTTATCTGACATTCCTCTTTCTTTAATAATTATCTGACCATCCTCTTTCATTTAAAAGTCTGATGCGTCAAACTTTATGCATTTCAAACCCAGACGAATGTGCGCTTTATTCTGACGCAGCGGGTTTATATGCTCTCCGGGTCTACAGCAACAACAACCCGTTTAGATCAGGATTTATTCCCttaattaaatcaaataaaatacataaaggCCGACCCAAATAATCAATGCAATGGACAATAGAGTATTTAGTCATTTCGCAGTGCGAGGCGTGCTCTAATTCAGGGGGCCGTGTTGCGCTGATCTGGGACCTCCGGTAATCCCGCTGCCAGCCTCATCTCCCCGCAAATCCCGCACTGGCCCAGATTGAAGGAGCATCATGTCACTGCGACTTTATCTTGTCGTGGAATTACGAGTTTTGAACTTCCCTCGGATTAttccagcctgtggctgcgtgCACCTAAAGTATAACTGCACAAAGATTACCAGAACGACGGGATTTACTGCGCACAATAAACCCAACGGCATCTACTGAGTATAGTGGGAAGTAGAGCTTGCCACTATAGAGCGGGAGCTGACCAGTGCTGAAATTATATCACAAGGAAATACAGCGTAATACGTAGACCCTGTAGGGCTTTATAGCCTGCAATTTAACAATACATTATCTTCCGCATTTATGATATGATTTAAATATAAATTCGGACGTTGTGGTCCAGCTCCACTCAGGACCTAAGATTCCCTTTGACCCACAAAGATTCCCTTTGACCGACGAGGCGAGCCAAGACTCTTCAGCCAGAGATAAGAGGGCTAAATATAGGTGACTTACCAGGACTAGGTTTCCTGGTGGATTTAGGTCCCGGTGTGACACCCTAGTGGCCTACAAGCCCTGCGATGTGAGAGTCTACTAATCACTGACCAGACgcctctgtctgtgtttccatGTTGATACTGAATAGATATTTTTAGGCCGGCATTTCTGCATTAATTTATGAAAATGTTTTCCACTCCACAAAAGGGAAACGTGTTCTTAATGTGAATAATGAATGTTAATACTAAATGTTAATGATAAAtgttaataatacattttattaacgTTGCTTCTTCTCCGGTCCACAGGGGGCGACCATGGCCAAGCCGTACGAGAGAGCCGGCTCTCGGGACGAGGACGTCAGCCCGTTGCAGTGGACCGACGGGGACATGAGCTCCCCCGACACGGAGGGCCCCGACACCGAGGGCCCCGCCACGCCCCACATCTACAGGTTGGGGGCCCCGGAGCCCCGGGGGGGTGGCAGCCAGGTGGGCAGCGAGGACATCgaggatgacgacgacgacgacgacgacgacgatgacgaggacgaggacggggCAGACGACGACGAAGAGGGCCCCAAGAGACGGGGGCCCAAGAGGAAGCGCATGACCAAGGGCCGGCAGGAGCGTTTCCGCGCGCGGCGCGTGAAGGCTAACGCCCGCGAGCGCTCGCGCATGCACGGGCTGAACGACGCGCTGGAGGGCCTGCGCGGCATCATGCCCTGCCACTCCAAGACCCAGAAGCTGTCCAAGATCGAGACGCTGCGGCTCGCCCGCAACTACATCTGCGCCCTGAGCGAGGCCCTGGAGGGGGGCCAGTCCCTGGAGAGCCGGGCCTTCCTGGAGACCCTCTGCAAGGGCCTCTCCCAGCCCACCAGCAACCTGGTGGCCGGCTGCCTGCAgctggggcccggggccggcgAGCAGACCCAGGACCGGACCGGGTGCCCTCGGGGGCCGCCGGCGATGGGCGGGTTGGGGTACTCGGGCTCCCCGGGCCTGCCCAGCCCCCCCTACGGCAGCCTGGACTCCGCCCACCTGCAGCACATGCGG
Coding sequences:
- the LOC132470183 gene encoding neurogenic differentiation factor 4-like; this translates as MAKPYERAGSRDEDVSPLQWTDGDMSSPDTEGPDTEGPATPHIYRLGAPEPRGGGSQVGSEDIEDDDDDDDDDDDEDEDGADDDEEGPKRRGPKRKRMTKGRQERFRARRVKANARERSRMHGLNDALEGLRGIMPCHSKTQKLSKIETLRLARNYICALSEALEGGQSLESRAFLETLCKGLSQPTSNLVAGCLQLGPGAGEQTQDRTGCPRGPPAMGGLGYSGSPGLPSPPYGSLDSAHLQHMRALKGAGPEQQNDYGAAGLGTPPYDGPPTPPLSIGSNLVAKQESSPHYGPPQHYSPALYPTAGYEVHLDATYDPYHPAHMTPTQMIYRH